From a single Mus musculus strain C57BL/6J chromosome 12, GRCm38.p6 C57BL/6J genomic region:
- the Flvcr2 gene encoding feline leukemia virus subgroup C receptor-related protein 2 isoform X1 produces the protein MFYIIGGVATFLFILVIIVFKEKPKHPPSRAQSLSYALATTDASYLSSIVRLFKNLNFVLLVITYGLNAGAFYALSTLLNRMVILHFPGEEVNAGRIGLTIVIAGMFGAMISGIWLDKSKTYKETTLVVYIMTLVGMVVYTFTLNLNHLWVVFITAGTLGFFMTGYLPLGFEFAVELTYPESEGVSSGLLNVSAQVFGIVFTISQGQIIDNHGTMFGNIFLCVFLALGSALTAFIKSDLRRQRANKDAPETKVQEEEEEEEGSNTSKVPVVSEAHL, from the exons ATGTTCTACATAATAGGAGGCGTGGCCACTTTCCTCTTCATCCTTGTCATCATCG TATTCAAGGAGAAGCCCAAGCACCCTCCCAGCAGGGCCCAGTCCTTGAGCTATGCCTTAGCGACCACTGATGCTTCCTACTTAAGTTCCATTGTCCGACTCTTCAAAAACCTCAACTTCGTGCTGCTGGTCATCACCTATG GTCTGAATGCTGGTGCTTTCTACGCCTTATCCACTCTGCTGAATCGCATGGTGATCTTGCACTTCCCG GGGGAAGAAGTGAATGCTGGAAGAATCGGTCTGACCATCGTCATTGCAGGAATGTTTGGTGCTATGATCTCAGGCATCTGGCTGGATAAATCCAAAACCTACAA GGAGACAACCCTGGTAGTGTATATCATGACTCtggtgggcatggtggtatacacatTCACCTTGAACCTGAACCATTTGTGGGTAGTATTCATCACTGCTGGCACACTGGG CTTCTTCATGACTGGCTATCTGCCCCTGGGGTTTGAGTTTGCTGTGGAGCTCACATACCCAGAATCTGAAGGCGTGTCATCTGGCCTCCTCAACGTGTCGGCACAG GTATTTGGGATCGTTTTCACCATCTCTCAAGGCCAGATTATTGACAACCATGGAACCATGTTTGGGAACATCTTCCTGTGTGTGTTCCTTGCCCTTGGATCAGCTCTAACAG ctTTCATTAAGTCAGATCTTCGGAGACAGAGGGCAAACAAGGATGCTCCTGAGACC